A DNA window from Kitasatospora atroaurantiaca contains the following coding sequences:
- a CDS encoding glutamate ABC transporter substrate-binding protein, translated as MKLRKVTVAAATTLVLALTAAGCGSDGGGTSSGASSSAGKKITVGIKFDQPGIGLKTPDGKYTGFDVDVATYVAKQLGHNPGDIVWKESKSADRETLLQRGDVDFIAASYSITPAREQKVDFAGPYLLAHQDVLIRADDNSITKPADLNSKKLCSVTGSTSAQNVKTKLAPNAQLQEYGGYSECLTGLENKVIDALTTDDSILAGYAAQEQFKGKFKLGGFKMSNENYGIGVPEGSELKAKINAALEKMVSDGSWDAAVKKNFGPANYQNEPAPKIGVIVS; from the coding sequence ATGAAGCTTCGTAAGGTCACTGTCGCCGCCGCCACCACGCTCGTGCTGGCTCTGACCGCCGCCGGCTGCGGGTCCGACGGCGGTGGCACGAGCAGCGGCGCCAGCAGCAGCGCCGGCAAGAAGATCACCGTCGGTATCAAGTTCGACCAGCCCGGCATCGGCCTGAAGACCCCGGACGGCAAGTACACGGGCTTCGACGTCGACGTGGCCACGTACGTCGCCAAGCAGCTCGGCCATAATCCCGGCGACATCGTGTGGAAGGAATCCAAGAGCGCCGACCGCGAGACGCTGCTCCAGCGCGGCGACGTCGACTTCATCGCCGCCTCGTACTCGATCACCCCCGCGCGCGAGCAGAAGGTCGACTTCGCCGGCCCCTACCTCCTGGCCCACCAGGACGTCCTGATCCGCGCGGACGACAACTCCATCACCAAGCCCGCAGACCTGAACAGCAAGAAGCTCTGCTCGGTCACCGGCTCCACCTCGGCGCAGAACGTCAAGACGAAGCTCGCGCCGAACGCTCAGCTGCAGGAGTACGGCGGCTACTCGGAGTGCCTGACCGGCCTGGAGAACAAGGTCATCGACGCCCTGACCACCGATGACTCGATCCTCGCCGGTTACGCCGCACAGGAACAGTTCAAGGGCAAGTTCAAGCTCGGCGGCTTCAAGATGAGCAACGAGAACTACGGCATCGGCGTCCCGGAGGGCAGCGAACTCAAGGCGAAGATCAACGCCGCCCTGGAGAAGATGGTCAGCGACGGCTCCTGGGACGCGGCCGTCAAGAAGAACTTCGGCCCGGCCAACTATCAGAACGAGCCCGCACCGAAGATCGGCGTCATCGTCAGCTGA
- a CDS encoding amino acid ABC transporter permease, giving the protein MFDFLEGYNLLGAFWVTVQLTIYSAIGALIWGTLLAAMRVSPVPLMRGFGTTYVNVVRNIPLTVIIVFTSLGLFQTLGVTLGADTFKTINFRLAVLGLIAYTSAFVCEALRSGINTVPVGQTEAARAIGLRFPQVLMLIVLPQAFRSVVGPLANVLIALTKNTTVAAAIGVAEAAALMREMIENEAQLILISAIFAFGFICLTLPTGLFLGWVSKKVSVKR; this is encoded by the coding sequence GTGTTCGACTTTCTCGAGGGTTACAACCTGCTGGGGGCCTTCTGGGTGACGGTGCAGCTCACCATCTACTCCGCCATCGGCGCCCTGATCTGGGGAACCCTGCTGGCTGCCATGCGCGTCAGCCCGGTGCCCCTGATGCGTGGCTTCGGCACCACCTACGTCAACGTGGTCCGGAACATCCCCCTCACCGTGATCATCGTCTTCACCTCGCTCGGCCTCTTCCAGACGCTCGGCGTCACTCTCGGCGCAGACACCTTCAAGACGATCAACTTCCGGCTCGCCGTGCTCGGTCTGATCGCCTACACCTCGGCGTTCGTCTGCGAGGCGCTGCGGTCCGGCATCAACACGGTGCCCGTCGGTCAGACGGAGGCGGCGCGTGCCATCGGCCTGAGATTCCCCCAGGTGCTCATGCTCATCGTCCTTCCGCAGGCCTTCCGTTCCGTGGTGGGTCCGCTGGCGAACGTGCTGATCGCCCTGACCAAGAACACCACCGTGGCCGCCGCGATCGGTGTGGCCGAGGCCGCGGCGCTGATGCGGGAAATGATCGAGAACGAGGCTCAGCTCATCCTCATCTCCGCCATCTTCGCGTTCGGATTCATCTGCCTCACCCTCCCGACCGGGCTGTTCCTCGGCTGGGTGAGCAAGAAGGTGTCGGTGAAGCGATGA
- a CDS encoding amino acid ABC transporter permease, producing MSPPSVLYDAPGPRAKRQNVLFTVLFLVGLAALIWWVVQSLADKNQLEWIKWRPFFTDAGAWQTYLLPGLKNTLIAASLAMVIALPLGALFGIARLSEHRWVRGAAGTVVEFFRAIPVLILMLFANAAYYEYTDVSPDSRPLYAVVTGLVLYNASVLAEIVRAGILSLPQGQADAAKAIGMRKNQVMRYVLLPQSVTAMLPAIVSQLVVIVKDTALGGALLGFSELLASVRPMSANYGANTIACFTVVAVIFVVLNFALTSFASWLEGRLRRGKRSTGAVVGADAVEELATPGEHVSHDDLGGAGGSGS from the coding sequence ATGAGCCCGCCGTCCGTCCTGTACGACGCCCCGGGGCCGCGTGCCAAACGGCAGAACGTGCTGTTCACGGTGCTGTTCCTGGTCGGTCTCGCCGCCCTGATCTGGTGGGTGGTCCAGAGCCTCGCGGACAAGAACCAGCTCGAATGGATCAAGTGGAGGCCCTTCTTCACGGACGCCGGCGCCTGGCAGACCTACCTCCTGCCAGGGCTCAAGAACACGCTCATCGCCGCCTCGCTGGCCATGGTCATCGCGCTGCCGCTCGGAGCGCTGTTCGGTATCGCCCGGCTCTCCGAGCACCGATGGGTGCGGGGTGCGGCCGGCACCGTCGTGGAGTTCTTCCGCGCCATCCCGGTGCTGATCCTGATGCTCTTCGCGAACGCGGCGTACTACGAGTACACCGACGTCAGCCCCGACAGCCGGCCGCTGTACGCCGTGGTCACCGGTCTCGTCCTCTACAACGCCTCCGTGCTCGCGGAGATCGTACGAGCCGGGATCCTGTCCCTCCCCCAGGGCCAGGCCGACGCGGCCAAGGCGATCGGCATGCGCAAGAACCAGGTCATGCGGTACGTGCTGCTGCCGCAGTCGGTCACCGCGATGCTGCCGGCGATCGTCAGCCAGCTGGTGGTCATCGTGAAGGACACCGCGCTCGGCGGCGCGCTGCTCGGCTTCTCCGAGCTGCTGGCGTCGGTCCGCCCGATGAGCGCGAACTACGGTGCGAACACCATCGCCTGCTTCACCGTCGTCGCGGTGATCTTCGTCGTGCTGAACTTCGCGCTCACGTCCTTCGCGAGCTGGTTGGAAGGCAGACTGCGGCGCGGCAAGAGGTCCACCGGCGCGGTCGTCGGCGCGGACGCGGTCGAGGAGCTGGCGACACCGGGCGAGCACGTGAGCCATGACGATCTCGGCGGAGCGGGCGGCAGCGGATCATGA
- a CDS encoding glycosyltransferase, whose amino-acid sequence MRFLLSTIGSRGEVQPVLALAVHLKELGQEAVVCAPPDFQERAQSLGVAYASVGPELRGTAKRSAGTIPTPEQRRQMIEGTVAAQFEAVGAAAEGCDVIVGGGALAVAAHSVAEQRGIGYVYAAFAPITLPSAHHAPPVFGMLGDKQTDGAVDNRTLWAEDAERWNTLWGAALDGRRVALGLPPVEDVRSHIFTGGPWLAADPTLAPWPKPSELDVVQTGAWVLPDRRPLSREVETFLDAGEPPVYCGFGSVRAPEGAARTVIDTARALGRRVILSGGWADLSLVDDEPDCLSIGEVNQQALFQRVAAVVHHGGAGTTTVAAASGTPQVIIPQMFDQFYFARRVDRLGIGSAHPTSEPTADSLLPALNHALDTEVADRARTVAGEVRTDGALTAARRLIEMQ is encoded by the coding sequence ATGCGTTTTCTGTTGTCCACGATCGGGTCGCGAGGAGAGGTTCAGCCAGTGCTGGCGCTGGCCGTGCATCTGAAGGAACTGGGGCAGGAGGCCGTGGTGTGTGCGCCCCCTGACTTCCAGGAACGGGCCCAATCCCTGGGGGTCGCATACGCGTCTGTCGGACCCGAGCTGCGCGGCACCGCAAAGCGGAGCGCCGGAACGATCCCCACACCCGAACAGCGGCGCCAGATGATCGAGGGCACGGTCGCCGCGCAGTTCGAGGCGGTCGGCGCGGCCGCCGAGGGCTGCGACGTCATCGTGGGAGGCGGAGCGCTGGCTGTCGCCGCTCACTCGGTGGCGGAGCAGCGTGGCATCGGCTACGTCTATGCCGCATTCGCCCCGATCACGCTGCCGTCCGCGCATCATGCGCCGCCTGTCTTCGGCATGCTCGGAGACAAGCAAACGGACGGGGCGGTCGACAACCGTACGCTCTGGGCCGAGGACGCCGAACGTTGGAACACCCTGTGGGGCGCGGCTCTTGACGGTCGCCGCGTCGCCCTCGGGCTGCCACCGGTCGAGGACGTGCGCAGCCACATCTTCACCGGCGGCCCGTGGCTGGCCGCAGACCCCACGCTGGCACCCTGGCCGAAGCCGTCCGAGCTGGACGTGGTTCAGACCGGAGCCTGGGTGCTGCCGGACAGGCGGCCGCTGTCTCGCGAGGTGGAGACGTTCCTGGATGCCGGCGAACCACCCGTCTATTGCGGATTCGGCAGTGTTCGCGCGCCGGAAGGGGCCGCCAGGACGGTGATCGATACGGCCCGCGCGCTCGGACGGCGCGTGATTCTGTCAGGCGGCTGGGCCGACCTGTCCCTCGTGGACGACGAGCCCGATTGCCTGTCGATCGGCGAGGTGAACCAGCAGGCGCTGTTCCAGCGGGTCGCCGCGGTGGTGCACCACGGCGGCGCCGGCACCACCACCGTCGCCGCGGCATCCGGCACACCTCAGGTGATCATCCCGCAGATGTTCGACCAGTTCTACTTCGCCCGCCGTGTCGACCGGCTCGGCATCGGCAGCGCACACCCGACCAGCGAACCCACCGCCGACTCGCTGCTCCCTGCCCTCAACCATGCCCTCGACACCGAGGTGGCGGACAGGGCCCGAACCGTCGCCGGTGAAGTGCGCACCGACGGTGCCTTGACCGCCGCCCGGAGACTGATCGAAATGCAGTAG
- a CDS encoding TIGR00725 family protein produces the protein MIQVAVCGPAQCTAAEEAAAREVGALLARSGAVVLCGGYGGVMAAAAEGAAGVGGLVIGILSGADRSGASPHLTAAVATGMGQARNSVLVGSADAVIAVGGSWGTLSEVAMAMRRGVNPVVGLGGWQISDARGEAVPGLVVADSPAAAVRLALAGQG, from the coding sequence ATGATCCAGGTTGCGGTATGCGGGCCCGCGCAGTGCACTGCGGCCGAGGAAGCGGCCGCCCGGGAGGTCGGTGCACTGTTGGCGCGCTCGGGCGCGGTTGTGCTCTGCGGGGGTTACGGCGGTGTCATGGCCGCCGCCGCGGAGGGTGCGGCCGGGGTGGGCGGCCTCGTCATCGGCATCCTCTCCGGGGCCGACCGGTCCGGGGCCTCGCCCCACCTGACCGCTGCCGTCGCAACCGGCATGGGCCAGGCCCGTAACAGCGTCCTGGTCGGTTCCGCGGATGCGGTCATCGCTGTTGGCGGATCGTGGGGGACGCTGTCCGAAGTGGCGATGGCCATGCGACGAGGCGTCAACCCGGTCGTCGGTCTCGGTGGCTGGCAGATCTCCGACGCGCGGGGCGAAGCCGTTCCGGGCCTTGTCGTGGCCGACAGCCCGGCGGCGGCCGTACGACTCGCCCTGGCCGGCCAGGGCTGA
- a CDS encoding LysR family transcriptional regulator: MTDPGQLRLLALIERHGSLTAAAHALGLTPAAVTQQVARAERDWKAPLVLRGPRGATLTAAGTLLAGHGRVIDQQSDEAATRLAALLGHLSLRLRVGAFQAAALHLLPPALTALRHRYPDADVSVEDVLSERGIEQITEDRLDLAVIASWGAPPAPPLHVAVHPLLLDPMVVVLPDDHPLAAEWTRDAPLRLEELRDESWVTILAGHAAREQFDRAADAAGFTPKIRFQTASYDVAQALVGTGIGVALVSRLALTGVPGTTHRELAHPRLHRRLHAVTPADPSLTPLVDVFLTLLIDVAEDITATWTVPR; encoded by the coding sequence ATGACCGACCCCGGGCAGCTCCGCCTGCTCGCACTGATCGAGCGCCACGGCTCCCTCACGGCGGCCGCACACGCCCTCGGGCTCACGCCGGCGGCGGTGACGCAGCAGGTGGCCCGGGCGGAGCGGGACTGGAAGGCACCGCTGGTCCTCCGCGGGCCGCGCGGAGCGACACTCACCGCCGCCGGTACCCTCCTGGCCGGCCATGGACGAGTCATCGACCAGCAATCGGACGAAGCCGCCACTCGACTGGCCGCTCTCCTGGGGCACCTCTCGCTGCGCCTGAGGGTCGGAGCGTTCCAGGCAGCCGCCCTCCACCTGCTCCCGCCCGCCCTGACCGCGCTGCGGCACCGGTACCCGGACGCGGACGTGTCGGTCGAGGACGTCCTGTCCGAGCGCGGGATCGAGCAGATCACCGAGGACAGGCTCGACCTCGCGGTCATCGCGTCCTGGGGCGCACCACCCGCTCCGCCGCTGCACGTTGCCGTACACCCACTCCTGCTGGACCCCATGGTCGTCGTCCTCCCCGACGACCATCCGCTGGCGGCGGAATGGACCCGCGACGCCCCACTGCGCCTGGAGGAACTCCGCGACGAGTCGTGGGTCACCATCCTGGCCGGTCACGCCGCCCGGGAGCAGTTCGACCGGGCCGCGGACGCCGCCGGCTTCACTCCGAAGATCCGGTTCCAGACCGCCTCCTACGACGTGGCCCAGGCCCTGGTCGGCACCGGCATCGGCGTCGCCCTGGTCTCACGGCTCGCACTGACCGGGGTCCCCGGTACCACCCACCGCGAACTCGCCCATCCCCGACTCCACCGCCGACTCCACGCGGTGACCCCCGCCGACCCCTCCCTCACCCCCTTGGTGGACGTCTTCCTGACGCTCCTGATCGACGTCGCCGAGGACATCACCGCCACCTGGACCGTTCCGCGGTGA
- a CDS encoding LysE family translocator — protein MPIHLPVFLITTWLLAMLPGAGQALMIRQTLEGGPRAARATIAGNATGLLIWSTAAAAGLSAVLLANPRAYVVVRIAGGIVLAALGINTLRVARKASDALATSADERRTDLCGAYFAGLGTTLGNPKAGVFAISVLPQFVTTAGPVLLSSIGLGAVWALVNVCWYLLFTWAVGRGRALVSEPAVRRGLSIVTGVVLLGLGVAVASGV, from the coding sequence GTGCCCATCCACCTGCCCGTTTTCCTGATCACCACCTGGCTGCTGGCGATGCTCCCCGGAGCGGGCCAGGCACTCATGATCCGGCAGACCCTGGAGGGCGGGCCTCGCGCCGCCCGGGCCACGATCGCCGGCAACGCCACCGGATTGCTGATCTGGTCCACCGCGGCCGCGGCCGGTCTGTCGGCCGTCCTCCTGGCCAATCCCCGCGCGTACGTGGTCGTCCGGATCGCCGGCGGGATCGTGCTGGCCGCCCTCGGGATCAACACGCTCAGGGTGGCTCGCAAGGCTTCTGACGCGCTTGCGACCAGTGCGGATGAGCGCCGCACGGACTTGTGCGGGGCCTACTTCGCTGGGCTGGGCACCACGCTGGGCAACCCCAAAGCGGGGGTGTTCGCGATCTCGGTGCTGCCCCAGTTCGTCACGACCGCCGGCCCCGTCCTCCTGTCGAGCATCGGCCTGGGGGCGGTCTGGGCGCTGGTCAACGTCTGCTGGTACCTGCTGTTCACCTGGGCCGTTGGCCGAGGCCGCGCGCTGGTGTCCGAGCCGGCCGTCCGTCGAGGGCTGAGCATCGTCACGGGGGTCGTTCTGCTGGGGCTCGGTGTGGCCGTGGCAAGCGGCGTATAG
- a CDS encoding formylglycine-generating enzyme family protein has translation MDASVENKMIAIPPGEVTLSDRRTQRSWSVELAPYQLAAFPITQALYAQVTGRRPSTAHGDRLPVEGVSWWDAVRFCNALSRRDGFAPAYHLPANGEDIDWDASADGYRLPTEAEWEHACRADTTGPHYGPLDEIAWYRGNSHERIHDVGGKQPNAWGLHDMLGNVWDWCWDVYDAEVYGTYRVLRGGGWFDEHWSCRASARRRSHPTFRVDDVGFRIARSVAT, from the coding sequence ATGGACGCGAGCGTGGAAAACAAGATGATCGCAATCCCGCCGGGGGAGGTAACGCTGTCGGACCGGCGGACGCAGCGCAGCTGGTCGGTCGAACTTGCGCCCTACCAGCTCGCGGCGTTCCCGATCACCCAGGCACTGTACGCGCAGGTCACCGGCCGGCGGCCGAGCACCGCCCATGGCGACCGGCTTCCTGTCGAGGGCGTTTCCTGGTGGGACGCCGTCCGGTTCTGCAACGCCCTGTCCCGCCGCGACGGGTTCGCGCCCGCCTACCACCTCCCTGCCAACGGCGAAGACATCGACTGGGACGCATCCGCCGACGGGTACCGGCTGCCGACCGAGGCCGAGTGGGAGCACGCCTGCCGTGCCGACACGACCGGACCGCACTATGGGCCGCTCGACGAGATCGCCTGGTACCGCGGCAACTCGCACGAGCGAATCCACGACGTGGGCGGTAAGCAGCCCAACGCGTGGGGACTTCACGACATGCTCGGCAACGTCTGGGACTGGTGCTGGGACGTCTACGACGCCGAGGTCTACGGCACCTACCGGGTGCTGCGCGGCGGTGGCTGGTTCGACGAGCACTGGAGCTGCCGGGCCTCCGCACGGCGCCGTAGCCACCCGACCTTCCGGGTCGACGATGTGGGATTCCGTATCGCGCGTTCCGTCGCGACCTGA
- a CDS encoding HAD-IIA family hydrolase, protein MQRRTRTPVSAALIDIDGVLTVSWKPLPGAVEALGRLREVGLPFVLLTNTTSRTRASIATTLADAGFPVSLDDILTAPAVTAAHLTEHHPGARCLLLNSGDVREDLAGVTLVEDGDATTVEDVDVVLVGGAGPEFGYAALNRAFGHLQRGARLVAMHRNLYWRTDRGLQLDGGAFLVGLEQASGQRAEVVGKPAEAFFAGALAQLGAEAGRTLMVGDDIESDVLAAQRCGITGVLVKTGKYQERAVRDADETPDHVLDSVADLPALVAQLTE, encoded by the coding sequence ATGCAACGTCGCACCAGGACACCGGTCAGCGCGGCCTTGATCGACATCGACGGAGTGCTCACGGTGTCCTGGAAGCCGCTACCCGGAGCCGTGGAGGCGCTGGGGCGACTGCGTGAGGTGGGCCTGCCGTTCGTGCTCCTCACCAACACCACCTCGCGCACCAGGGCTTCGATCGCGACGACCCTCGCCGACGCGGGATTCCCTGTCTCGCTCGACGACATCCTCACCGCACCCGCCGTCACCGCAGCCCATCTGACGGAGCATCATCCCGGCGCCCGCTGTCTGCTGCTCAACAGCGGTGACGTCCGGGAGGATCTGGCAGGGGTGACGCTGGTCGAGGACGGGGATGCCACGACGGTGGAGGACGTGGACGTGGTCCTGGTCGGCGGTGCGGGCCCCGAGTTCGGCTACGCGGCCCTCAACCGCGCGTTCGGCCACCTCCAGCGGGGCGCCCGCCTCGTCGCGATGCACCGCAACCTGTACTGGCGCACCGACCGAGGCCTGCAGCTCGACGGCGGGGCCTTCCTGGTCGGCCTGGAGCAGGCCTCGGGGCAGCGCGCCGAGGTGGTCGGCAAACCCGCCGAGGCGTTCTTCGCCGGGGCTCTGGCACAGCTGGGTGCCGAGGCGGGCCGGACGCTGATGGTGGGTGACGACATCGAGTCCGACGTACTCGCGGCCCAGCGCTGCGGAATCACCGGCGTCCTCGTGAAGACCGGGAAGTACCAGGAGCGTGCGGTCCGCGACGCCGACGAAACCCCCGACCACGTCCTCGACTCCGTTGCCGACCTGCCGGCGCTGGTGGCGCAACTCACCGAGTGA
- a CDS encoding amidohydrolase: MPQPHADLLIRAHAVHTLVPGEPTHRAVAVTGEHISALSSEPNGLDHLISEHTAVIDAPDATVMPAFDDTHTHLIFAAYSVHDVPVHQARTIPEFLDLIRRRAAVTPSGEWIRTTTNWQELNLAERRMPTLAELDQATTDHPVLVKRGGHNDVLNSHALRLAGITADTPEPPGGHILRDENGRPTGRLVDTAIALVEKLLPRPDLATRIDGLRAASHDYAATGIGTVRDCMVPVEDLDVLRAAQEAGALGVRVRALVSGFGVRSAADADDLLDRMEPWRDAGDPWLQLWGVKFGIDGGIEAGALEEPYADRDCYHGLLLWEPDALVDAIDRVVRRGWRVGVHAWGDRGLRILLDVYEQVLDRYPGLKPGTLVIEHGGLATPEQRARAIRLGIPVTVQHPLLHDAAAPQIQAWGQERARDIFPLREWIDEGALVTAGSDFPVGPYGAMTSVWGMTTRQTAVGVQGAEHAIGREEAVALHTANAVRLLGEDGRRGTLAVGALADLTVWPEDPFTCPVDGLAAMRPTVTLVGGRAVHDPAGLASL, translated from the coding sequence ATGCCCCAGCCACACGCCGACCTGCTGATCCGGGCGCACGCCGTACACACCCTCGTACCCGGTGAGCCGACCCACCGAGCCGTCGCCGTCACGGGCGAGCACATCAGCGCGCTCTCCTCCGAGCCGAACGGGCTGGACCACCTGATCAGCGAGCACACCGCCGTCATCGACGCCCCCGACGCGACCGTGATGCCGGCCTTCGACGACACCCACACCCACCTCATCTTCGCCGCCTACAGCGTCCACGACGTGCCGGTCCACCAGGCCCGGACCATCCCCGAGTTCCTCGATCTCATCCGCCGGCGCGCTGCCGTCACCCCGTCCGGCGAGTGGATCCGTACCACCACCAACTGGCAGGAACTCAACCTCGCCGAACGGCGGATGCCCACCCTCGCCGAACTCGACCAGGCCACCACCGACCACCCCGTGCTGGTCAAGCGCGGCGGCCACAACGACGTCCTCAACTCGCACGCGCTGCGCCTGGCCGGCATCACCGCAGACACCCCCGAGCCGCCCGGCGGCCACATCCTCCGCGACGAGAACGGCCGGCCGACCGGCCGCCTGGTCGACACCGCCATTGCCCTCGTCGAGAAGCTCCTGCCGCGCCCGGACCTCGCGACCCGCATCGACGGGCTGCGCGCGGCCTCCCACGACTACGCCGCCACCGGCATCGGCACGGTGCGCGACTGCATGGTCCCCGTCGAGGACCTCGACGTGCTGCGCGCCGCCCAGGAGGCCGGGGCGCTCGGCGTACGCGTCCGGGCCCTGGTGTCGGGCTTCGGTGTGCGCTCCGCGGCCGACGCCGACGACCTGCTGGACCGCATGGAGCCGTGGCGCGACGCCGGCGATCCCTGGCTGCAGCTGTGGGGCGTGAAGTTCGGGATCGACGGCGGCATCGAAGCCGGTGCGCTGGAGGAGCCGTACGCCGACCGGGACTGCTACCACGGCCTGCTGCTGTGGGAGCCCGACGCGCTGGTCGACGCGATCGACCGGGTGGTCCGGCGCGGCTGGCGGGTCGGTGTGCACGCCTGGGGTGACCGCGGACTGCGCATCCTGCTGGACGTGTACGAGCAGGTCCTCGACCGCTACCCCGGCCTGAAGCCCGGCACCCTGGTCATCGAACACGGCGGCCTGGCCACCCCCGAGCAGCGGGCCCGCGCGATCCGCCTCGGCATCCCGGTCACGGTCCAGCACCCCCTGCTGCACGACGCGGCCGCCCCGCAGATCCAGGCCTGGGGCCAGGAGCGGGCCCGGGACATCTTCCCCCTGCGGGAATGGATCGACGAGGGCGCGCTCGTCACCGCCGGATCCGACTTCCCGGTCGGCCCGTACGGCGCCATGACCTCCGTCTGGGGCATGACGACCCGTCAGACCGCAGTCGGCGTCCAGGGAGCCGAACACGCCATCGGCCGCGAGGAGGCCGTCGCCCTGCACACCGCCAACGCGGTACGGCTGCTCGGCGAGGACGGCCGGCGCGGGACCCTCGCCGTCGGTGCCCTCGCGGACCTGACGGTGTGGCCCGAGGACCCCTTCACCTGCCCTGTCGACGGCCTGGCGGCCATGCGTCCGACCGTCACCCTCGTCGGCGGACGCGCTGTGCACGACCCCGCGGGCCTGGCAAGCCTCTAG